Proteins encoded within one genomic window of Bacillus sp. F19:
- a CDS encoding (Fe-S)-binding protein: protein MKVSLFITCLADVFYSNVGKSTVELLEKLGCEVDFPNSQTCCGQPAYNSGYHKETKEVAKHMITAFEQSDYVVGPSGSCVAMLHEYKGLFANDPDWREKAHQLAAKSFELTQFLVDVLKVEDVNAYLPVHATYHKSCHMTRLIGVTDAPETLLRNVSGLNVTPLPNSHDCCGFGGTFSVKMVPISEQMVDEKVKHIQDTDAELLIGADCGCLMNIGGRINRKGIPIKVMHIAEVLNSGVK from the coding sequence TTGAAAGTATCCTTGTTCATTACATGTTTAGCAGATGTATTCTATTCAAATGTCGGTAAAAGCACGGTTGAATTGCTTGAAAAGCTTGGCTGTGAGGTTGATTTCCCAAACAGTCAGACCTGTTGCGGCCAGCCTGCCTATAATAGCGGCTATCATAAGGAAACAAAAGAAGTGGCAAAGCATATGATCACAGCTTTTGAACAATCTGATTATGTTGTAGGGCCATCCGGTTCATGTGTGGCCATGCTGCATGAATATAAGGGACTGTTTGCAAATGATCCTGATTGGAGAGAAAAGGCACATCAGCTTGCTGCAAAATCATTTGAACTTACACAATTTTTAGTCGACGTGCTGAAAGTTGAAGATGTAAATGCGTATCTTCCAGTCCATGCTACTTATCATAAATCGTGTCATATGACCAGGCTCATAGGGGTGACGGATGCTCCTGAAACATTACTTCGGAATGTAAGCGGTTTAAATGTTACGCCGCTTCCCAACAGTCATGATTGCTGCGGATTTGGCGGAACGTTTTCTGTTAAAATGGTTCCTATTTCAGAGCAAATGGTAGACGAGAAGGTAAAGCATATTCAAGATACGGATGCTGAACTTTTAATAGGTGCAGACTGCGGCTGTTTGATGAACATCGGCGGCAGAATCAACCGCAAAGGGATTCCTATAAAAGTGATGCATATTGCAGAAGTACTGAATAGCGGGGTGAAATGA
- a CDS encoding (Fe-S)-binding protein encodes MNQTTAKEIQTEFKERLDYDELMNCMRCGFCLPSCPTYGQTNQYEAASPRGRIALMKGVVDGLIEPDDSVEKQLNLCLGCRACEPVCPSGVKYGHLLEEARDIIQQKKKHKWPVKVLRHVVFDQLFPHKERLKKVHYLLSFYQKSGIQKAVQKTGVLNILPGNLADMEKILPVIPGKKELNNRPSSFKAEGTTVRKVAFFTGCLMDTMFMDTNNATIKLLQKAGCDVILPEMQVCCGALHAHGGEKSAAKELAKQNIAAFESLEVDDIVLNAGGCGALLVEYDHLLKDEQEWKDRAKAFSEKVKDFSEILILQNFMEQDLSLPDQIITYQDSCHLRNVMKTSSAPRILMHSIAGVTFREMKEADQCCGSAGIYNLTEEKMSMQILDYKMERVKETKAHTIVTANPGCLLQMKLGIVREGLEENTRAIHLADLLIESIETE; translated from the coding sequence ATGAATCAAACAACTGCTAAAGAAATTCAAACTGAATTTAAAGAACGACTAGACTATGACGAGCTCATGAACTGCATGCGCTGCGGTTTTTGTCTGCCTTCCTGCCCAACTTACGGTCAAACCAATCAGTATGAAGCTGCATCACCAAGAGGGAGAATTGCGCTTATGAAAGGAGTAGTTGACGGCTTAATTGAGCCTGATGACTCGGTTGAAAAGCAATTAAATCTCTGCTTGGGCTGCCGTGCATGTGAACCGGTCTGTCCCTCTGGCGTGAAATATGGACATTTGCTTGAAGAGGCAAGAGATATCATTCAGCAGAAAAAGAAGCACAAGTGGCCTGTCAAAGTACTCAGACATGTAGTGTTTGATCAGCTTTTCCCACATAAAGAGCGGTTAAAGAAAGTTCATTATTTATTAAGTTTTTATCAAAAGAGCGGAATACAAAAGGCGGTTCAGAAAACGGGAGTACTGAATATTTTGCCGGGTAATTTAGCTGACATGGAAAAAATCCTGCCTGTTATTCCAGGAAAAAAAGAACTGAATAACCGGCCATCATCATTTAAAGCTGAAGGAACAACAGTGAGGAAGGTTGCATTTTTCACGGGCTGTTTAATGGATACGATGTTCATGGATACTAACAATGCAACCATAAAGCTTTTGCAAAAGGCCGGGTGTGACGTCATTCTTCCAGAGATGCAAGTATGCTGTGGAGCCTTGCATGCACATGGCGGAGAAAAGTCGGCAGCTAAGGAACTTGCAAAGCAAAACATTGCAGCATTTGAATCACTCGAAGTTGATGATATCGTTCTGAATGCCGGCGGCTGCGGTGCTTTACTTGTTGAATATGATCACCTGTTAAAGGATGAGCAGGAGTGGAAAGACCGGGCAAAGGCTTTTTCTGAAAAAGTGAAAGATTTCTCAGAAATCTTGATACTGCAAAATTTCATGGAACAGGATTTATCACTGCCAGATCAAATCATCACGTATCAGGATTCCTGTCATTTGCGGAATGTTATGAAAACATCAAGTGCACCGAGAATCCTAATGCATTCAATAGCGGGAGTCACATTCAGAGAAATGAAAGAAGCCGATCAGTGCTGCGGTTCAGCAGGCATTTACAATCTGACGGAAGAAAAAATGTCCATGCAGATTCTTGATTATAAAATGGAGCGTGTTAAGGAAACAAAAGCGCATACCATTGTAACGGCAAATCCAGGATGTCTGCTGCAAATGAAGCTTGGCATTGTTAGAGAAGGACTTGAAGAAAATACCCGTGCCATTCACCTGGCCGATTTGCTGATTGAATCAATTGAAACTGAATAA
- the glcD gene encoding glycolate oxidase subunit GlcD — translation MLNESIKKRLIDVVGKDYFQDSNEARLVYSYDATPNFQAMPDGVIMPQNKEQISAILKICSETGIPIVPRGSGTNLSAGTCPTEGGIVLLFNHMNKILEIDEENLTAIVQPGVITLNIIQAVEEKGLFYPPDPSSMKISTIGGNINECSGGLRGLKYGTTKDYVLGLEVVLPNGDIIRTGGKLAKDVAGYDLTSLFVGSEGTLGIVTEAILKLIPIPETKETLLALFEDMDAAAKTVSAIIANKIIPATLEFLDQPTCEVVEDFAKVGLPTDVNAVLLIEQDGPPEVVARDILAISEICKQGNAVSVKIAKSKEEAEALSTARRSALSALARMKPTTILEDATVPRSRISEMVQAINQIALKYNLKICTFGHAGDGNLHPTCLTDARDKEEVHRVELAFEEIFQKAIELGGTITGEHGVGEMKSPYLAMKIGEEGIAAMKAIKSSLDPHGIMNPGKIFAKDSRKRVVISS, via the coding sequence ATGCTTAATGAATCCATAAAGAAACGATTGATCGACGTCGTAGGAAAGGACTATTTTCAAGATTCGAATGAAGCGAGACTGGTATATTCATATGATGCTACGCCAAACTTTCAAGCGATGCCAGACGGAGTCATCATGCCTCAAAATAAAGAACAAATTTCAGCGATTTTAAAAATATGCAGCGAAACAGGTATACCGATTGTTCCACGCGGATCAGGCACTAACTTAAGTGCAGGCACTTGTCCGACAGAAGGCGGCATCGTTCTGCTGTTTAATCACATGAATAAAATTCTGGAAATTGATGAAGAGAATTTAACAGCAATTGTTCAGCCTGGCGTGATTACGCTGAATATCATTCAAGCCGTTGAAGAAAAAGGCTTGTTTTACCCGCCAGATCCAAGCTCAATGAAAATCTCGACAATCGGCGGAAATATTAATGAGTGTTCTGGCGGATTGAGAGGTCTTAAATATGGTACAACGAAGGATTATGTTCTGGGCCTTGAAGTCGTTTTGCCTAACGGAGACATCATTCGTACCGGAGGAAAACTCGCTAAGGATGTAGCCGGTTATGATTTGACCAGTCTCTTTGTTGGTTCGGAAGGAACACTTGGAATTGTGACGGAAGCCATCTTGAAATTGATTCCAATCCCAGAAACAAAGGAAACACTTCTGGCTCTTTTTGAAGACATGGATGCAGCAGCCAAAACGGTTTCAGCCATTATCGCAAATAAAATCATTCCTGCTACCCTGGAATTTTTAGATCAGCCTACATGCGAGGTAGTCGAAGATTTTGCAAAGGTGGGCTTGCCGACTGATGTAAACGCTGTCTTGCTGATCGAACAAGATGGTCCTCCAGAGGTAGTTGCACGTGATATATTGGCAATCTCAGAGATTTGCAAACAGGGTAACGCTGTTTCTGTTAAAATTGCAAAATCAAAAGAAGAAGCAGAAGCACTGAGTACGGCAAGAAGATCAGCTTTGTCTGCCCTGGCACGAATGAAGCCGACAACCATTCTTGAAGACGCAACAGTTCCTCGTTCAAGAATAAGTGAAATGGTTCAAGCGATTAATCAGATTGCTTTAAAATACAACCTGAAGATATGTACATTTGGCCATGCCGGAGACGGAAATCTTCATCCTACTTGCCTGACAGATGCACGTGATAAGGAAGAGGTTCACCGGGTGGAACTTGCTTTTGAGGAAATTTTTCAAAAAGCGATCGAACTGGGAGGCACTATTACTGGTGAGCATGGCGTAGGTGAAATGAAATCTCCTTATTTAGCCATGAAAATAGGGGAAGAAGGAATAGCTGCCATGAAAGCAATCAAATCATCTCTTGATCCACATGGAATCATGAATCCCGGAAAGATATTTGCAAAGGATTCAAGAAAAAGAGTGGTGATCTCTTCATGA
- a CDS encoding helix-turn-helix domain-containing protein, with the protein MQLVPELSKKIINEVQRVISEDFIVINPSGTIIASTDEKRVNSFHEGASIVMETKKKLYITEGKAEKLKGVKPGINLPIFFEHEVIGVIGITGIPSNVEPYAEIIRRMTELIIREAAFVEKREWEQRGLESFFYEWIYTNNIDQDFIDRGHILGVDLTIPYLCLLFQVDQSLSAEEYKEVQTKLSSWFDSKFAACKNDFLLRWGHGRFVLFKDTRHSKSVKILKQELEALRLDFLTNCQISISIGGGKSIENVQKSYQEAGKALKVSQKRNRAVCYDDLLLDIVLEEVTEETREVFLDRVISSIRNDAELLITLKSFFSHNHSLKKTADALHIHINTLHYRLKQIKELTGIDPKCAEGIAMFYLALSFLSEDKHTKI; encoded by the coding sequence GTGCAGCTTGTGCCTGAACTTTCAAAAAAAATCATAAATGAAGTGCAGCGTGTGATCTCCGAAGATTTCATCGTCATTAATCCAAGCGGAACGATCATTGCTTCAACAGATGAAAAGAGGGTGAACTCTTTTCATGAAGGCGCATCCATAGTGATGGAGACTAAAAAGAAGCTGTACATAACAGAAGGAAAAGCTGAAAAACTTAAAGGAGTGAAACCAGGCATCAATTTACCAATCTTTTTTGAACATGAAGTTATTGGCGTCATCGGCATCACCGGAATTCCCTCAAATGTCGAACCCTATGCAGAAATAATCAGAAGAATGACCGAACTCATCATCCGCGAGGCCGCGTTTGTGGAGAAAAGAGAATGGGAACAAAGGGGACTTGAATCATTCTTTTATGAATGGATCTATACGAATAACATAGATCAGGATTTTATTGATCGAGGCCATATTTTGGGCGTTGACTTAACAATTCCCTATTTATGTCTTCTTTTTCAAGTGGATCAATCCTTATCTGCAGAAGAGTATAAAGAAGTTCAAACTAAACTTTCATCATGGTTTGACTCAAAATTTGCAGCCTGCAAAAATGACTTTCTTTTGCGCTGGGGTCATGGACGGTTTGTCCTATTTAAAGATACACGCCATTCAAAATCGGTGAAGATTTTAAAACAGGAGCTGGAAGCGCTTCGTTTGGATTTTTTAACGAACTGTCAAATTTCCATTTCAATTGGCGGCGGAAAATCAATTGAAAATGTACAAAAATCGTATCAGGAGGCTGGAAAAGCATTAAAAGTTTCTCAAAAGAGAAATCGTGCTGTTTGCTATGATGATCTGCTGCTGGATATTGTTTTAGAGGAAGTGACTGAGGAGACAAGAGAGGTCTTTTTAGACAGAGTCATTTCATCAATCCGAAATGATGCCGAATTGCTGATCACCTTAAAATCCTTCTTTTCACATAATCATTCATTAAAGAAGACTGCTGATGCTCTTCATATCCATATTAATACGCTTCATTATCGACTTAAGCAAATAAAAGAACTGACGGGTATCGATCCAAAATGTGCTGAGGGGATTGCTATGTTTTATCTCGCATTGTCTTTTTTAAGTGAAGATAAACATACAAAAATATAG
- a CDS encoding DJ-1/PfpI family protein, which yields MSKNVLILTGDAVEALEVFYPYYRCLEDDINCTIASPVKKKLQTVVHDFLPEMETFTEKWGYKIDSHASVDDIDPADYDGLIIPGGRAPEYIRMNTKVQEIAAHFLKEDKPLGVICHGQLVLTTVREYIQGREMTAYSACRPEVEAAGATYIEEMLHVDGNLVTGHAWPDLPGFMREFFKLLNVKKEANV from the coding sequence ATGAGTAAAAATGTGTTAATTTTAACTGGGGATGCTGTAGAGGCTTTGGAAGTATTTTATCCATATTATCGCTGTCTGGAAGATGATATTAATTGTACCATTGCTTCACCTGTGAAAAAAAAGCTGCAGACCGTTGTTCATGATTTTCTACCTGAGATGGAAACCTTCACAGAAAAATGGGGATATAAAATAGATTCTCATGCTTCTGTTGATGACATTGATCCAGCTGACTATGACGGATTGATTATTCCGGGAGGACGTGCACCGGAATATATCCGAATGAATACAAAGGTTCAGGAAATTGCTGCCCATTTCTTAAAAGAAGACAAACCGCTGGGCGTCATCTGCCACGGACAGCTAGTTTTAACAACTGTCAGAGAATACATTCAAGGACGTGAAATGACTGCGTATTCAGCATGTCGTCCAGAAGTAGAGGCAGCCGGAGCTACATATATAGAAGAAATGCTACATGTGGACGGAAATTTAGTTACAGGGCATGCATGGCCTGATTTACCTGGATTTATGAGAGAATTCTTTAAACTATTAAATGTAAAAAAAGAAGCAAACGTATAA
- a CDS encoding iron-sulfur cluster assembly protein, producing MNKEEQVYKRLDKVHDPELDQPLTELGFIDSIDIDQDSVEVIFRLPAYWCSSNFAFIMAEDINKYVSELGWVKEVKVNLIDHCASDEINNGVKDRKRFSESFSKLSGGDLEELRQTFQIKAFYARQEKIIKYLLKNELSKKELFDHKTSLAFTTPDGMHSFEKHFQSICLEQNELSMDIGGQYCRGLYDLPAKPAER from the coding sequence ATGAACAAAGAAGAACAAGTATATAAGAGGCTTGATAAAGTTCATGACCCTGAGTTAGATCAGCCCTTAACAGAATTAGGATTTATTGATTCTATAGATATTGATCAGGATAGTGTAGAGGTCATATTCCGTCTGCCAGCCTATTGGTGTTCATCCAACTTCGCTTTCATCATGGCAGAGGATATCAATAAATATGTGTCCGAATTAGGCTGGGTTAAAGAGGTAAAGGTCAATTTAATTGATCACTGTGCTTCAGATGAAATTAACAATGGTGTGAAAGACCGGAAACGCTTCAGTGAGTCTTTCAGCAAATTATCTGGCGGTGATTTAGAGGAACTGCGTCAAACCTTCCAAATAAAAGCGTTTTATGCCAGACAGGAAAAAATAATAAAATATCTTCTTAAAAATGAGTTGTCCAAAAAAGAATTATTTGACCATAAAACATCCCTTGCTTTTACTACTCCTGACGGGATGCACTCATTCGAGAAACATTTTCAGAGTATTTGCCTGGAGCAAAACGAACTCAGTATGGATATAGGAGGCCAGTACTGCAGAGGTCTGTATGATTTACCAGCAAAACCTGCAGAAAGATAA
- the rpiA gene encoding ribose-5-phosphate isomerase RpiA — MNEKKLVGEKAAEFVKDGMAVGLGTGSTVYYTLEKLGQLVKEGLQMKGIPTSKATEKLAQEFGIPLTSFKEITYLDLAIDGADEVDPDLNLIKGGGGALLREKIIAAAANTFIVVADSSKLSAKLGSFRLPVEVIPFGYEQTAKQISSTGCIPEMRLSDGNPYITDNHNYIFDCEIPENSQPNELETVLNMIPGVVENGLFTKMADVIITLDANKKTVLMKENNK; from the coding sequence ATGAATGAAAAAAAACTAGTCGGTGAAAAAGCTGCTGAATTCGTTAAAGACGGCATGGCCGTAGGTCTTGGTACTGGCTCAACTGTATACTACACGCTTGAGAAGCTTGGTCAGCTGGTTAAAGAAGGACTCCAAATGAAAGGGATCCCTACTTCAAAGGCAACAGAAAAACTGGCACAAGAATTCGGAATACCACTTACAAGTTTTAAAGAGATCACTTATCTTGATCTGGCAATCGATGGTGCGGATGAAGTAGATCCTGACCTTAATCTGATAAAAGGAGGCGGGGGAGCCCTATTAAGGGAAAAAATCATTGCGGCAGCAGCTAATACCTTTATAGTTGTAGCAGATTCGTCTAAATTGTCAGCAAAACTGGGGTCATTTCGGCTTCCAGTTGAAGTGATTCCATTTGGATATGAGCAGACTGCAAAACAAATCAGCTCAACTGGCTGTATCCCTGAAATGAGGCTCTCGGATGGGAATCCTTATATTACTGATAATCACAACTATATCTTCGACTGTGAGATTCCTGAAAATTCACAGCCTAATGAATTGGAAACCGTTCTTAATATGATCCCTGGTGTAGTCGAAAATGGTTTGTTTACAAAAATGGCCGATGTCATAATTACTTTAGATGCTAATAAAAAAACAGTCTTAATGAAGGAAAATAACAAATAG
- a CDS encoding methylated-DNA--[protein]-cysteine S-methyltransferase codes for MNTEKQIIKWGILEYGQWQLYVAKTEKGLCYIGSPGQTFEELYALMQKRFPYASLIENEESLMPYMNELREYFEGIRQSFSLRLDVKGTPFQEAIWEALKQIPYGKTCSYSDIAALVQRPAAVRAVGTAIGANPVLITVPCHRVIGKNGAITGYRGGTEMKQYLLQLETQNVGMPNA; via the coding sequence ATGAACACGGAAAAACAAATCATTAAATGGGGCATTCTGGAATACGGCCAGTGGCAATTATATGTAGCTAAGACTGAAAAAGGACTTTGTTATATAGGTTCACCAGGTCAAACGTTTGAGGAGCTTTACGCCTTGATGCAAAAACGCTTTCCTTATGCGAGCCTAATCGAAAATGAAGAATCTTTAATGCCATATATGAATGAACTGCGAGAATATTTTGAAGGTATTCGGCAATCTTTTTCATTAAGATTAGATGTAAAAGGAACACCATTTCAAGAAGCAATTTGGGAAGCCTTAAAGCAAATTCCTTATGGGAAAACATGTTCTTATTCAGATATAGCTGCGCTCGTTCAAAGACCTGCAGCGGTCCGTGCTGTTGGAACAGCAATTGGTGCCAATCCGGTTTTGATTACTGTTCCGTGCCACCGTGTCATTGGAAAGAATGGAGCTATAACAGGTTACAGGGGAGGCACGGAAATGAAACAATATCTGCTCCAATTAGAAACTCAAAATGTGGGGATGCCAAATGCATAA
- a CDS encoding bifunctional transcriptional activator/DNA repair enzyme AdaA: MKKPNISDVYWKAITECDSAYDDKFYYGVETTGIFCCPSCKSRKPNKENVRIFKNAYIALEEKFRPCKRCKPDGLHLPAEEWIEQIVQWIDQHYFESLTLQTLADISHGSPYHLQRLFKRVKGISPSEYVQQIRLERAIYLLETTGLSISDIGPAVGFSSTPYFITLFKKKLGYTPSGYRIAYRQNLKKEPVNRDEHGKTNH, encoded by the coding sequence ATGAAAAAACCGAACATTTCTGATGTTTACTGGAAGGCCATTACAGAATGTGACTCAGCGTATGATGACAAGTTTTACTATGGTGTAGAAACGACAGGCATCTTTTGCTGTCCTTCCTGTAAATCAAGGAAGCCCAATAAAGAAAATGTGCGAATCTTCAAAAATGCATACATTGCTTTAGAAGAAAAATTCAGACCTTGTAAACGATGTAAACCCGACGGCTTGCATTTGCCTGCTGAGGAATGGATCGAACAAATTGTTCAATGGATTGATCAGCATTATTTTGAGTCTCTAACATTGCAAACATTGGCGGATATATCCCATGGCAGTCCTTATCACCTGCAGCGATTGTTTAAACGTGTTAAAGGCATATCACCATCTGAATATGTACAGCAAATACGTCTGGAAAGAGCAATCTATCTGCTTGAGACAACCGGGTTATCGATATCTGACATCGGGCCTGCTGTGGGATTCTCAAGCACACCATATTTTATTACGCTATTTAAAAAGAAGTTGGGATATACACCATCAGGCTATCGAATAGCTTACCGCCAAAACTTGAAGAAGGAGCCGGTGAATAGAGATGAACACGGAAAAACAAATCATTAA
- a CDS encoding L-lactate permease has translation MSTGMLGFLSLLPILVVGIFLVGLRWPASKAMPISYLTAIGLALFVWKVPGATVAAASVNGLVVAATLLYIIFGAILLLNTLQESGGIKTIRQGFTDISVDRRIQVIIIAWLFGSFIEGASGFGTPAAVAVPLMVGLGFPAMAAVIAGMVIQSTPVSFGAVGTPMLVGVQTGLSADAGITDDFLALVTEIGGQVAILHMIAGTLIPLFVVALMTRYFGKNKSFTEGLKVWKFALFSAFAMTIPYVIVANTLGPEFPSMVGGLTGLAIVVFAAKKGFLMPPKEEAWDFEEKSKWDPEWTGSLEMKDITHKSGNMSMLKAWAPYILVGAFLVISRLKALPVIDWLQSWVVSFPNMFGSEVSASFQPLYLPGTIFILVSLITFFLHGMNGSAYKLAWSQSAKTTLAASTALVFTVPMVQVFTNSKGGAAGFDAMPIELANGAAAIAGEFWPFFATFIGGIGAFIAGSNTVSNMMFSLFQYDVGSQIGVDPTWIVALQAVGGAAGNMICVHNVVAASAVVGLIGKEGVVIRKTLFPFCYYALLSGAVGYSIVWYSQKGIFNLGSYVAAAIAMAAIYIVATNQKRAALIVGNDRNMKS, from the coding sequence TTGAGTACCGGGATGTTGGGATTTTTGTCACTGCTGCCGATCTTAGTTGTGGGAATCTTCTTGGTAGGTCTCAGGTGGCCAGCCAGCAAAGCCATGCCAATATCGTATTTAACCGCGATTGGACTTGCGCTGTTTGTATGGAAAGTACCTGGAGCAACAGTTGCAGCAGCATCTGTCAATGGACTAGTGGTAGCAGCCACGCTGCTGTATATTATTTTCGGGGCGATCCTGCTGTTAAACACACTGCAGGAGAGCGGAGGAATAAAAACCATTCGTCAGGGCTTTACGGATATTTCAGTGGACAGACGCATTCAGGTCATCATCATCGCGTGGCTGTTCGGTTCATTTATTGAAGGAGCATCAGGCTTTGGAACACCGGCCGCTGTTGCTGTACCCTTGATGGTCGGACTTGGATTTCCGGCAATGGCAGCTGTTATTGCTGGAATGGTCATTCAAAGTACTCCAGTTTCATTTGGTGCCGTTGGAACACCAATGCTTGTCGGCGTTCAAACAGGCTTATCTGCAGATGCTGGCATTACGGATGATTTCCTTGCACTTGTCACCGAAATTGGAGGTCAGGTTGCGATTTTACATATGATTGCCGGAACGCTGATTCCGCTGTTCGTAGTCGCATTGATGACCAGATATTTCGGTAAAAACAAATCATTTACTGAAGGATTGAAAGTTTGGAAATTTGCATTGTTTTCAGCATTTGCTATGACGATTCCATATGTCATCGTAGCAAATACTTTAGGACCCGAGTTTCCATCAATGGTCGGCGGTTTGACCGGACTTGCAATTGTAGTTTTCGCTGCTAAAAAGGGTTTCCTGATGCCGCCAAAAGAAGAAGCATGGGATTTTGAAGAAAAGTCAAAATGGGATCCTGAGTGGACGGGTTCACTTGAAATGAAAGATATCACTCACAAGAGCGGAAATATGAGCATGCTTAAAGCGTGGGCACCCTATATTCTAGTTGGAGCATTTTTAGTAATTTCAAGATTGAAAGCGCTTCCTGTAATAGATTGGCTTCAATCATGGGTTGTGTCGTTTCCGAACATGTTCGGCTCTGAAGTCAGTGCAAGCTTTCAGCCGCTTTATTTGCCTGGAACCATCTTTATCTTAGTATCACTCATTACTTTCTTTCTTCATGGGATGAATGGGAGCGCATACAAATTGGCATGGTCTCAATCAGCTAAAACTACATTAGCCGCTTCTACAGCACTTGTATTTACAGTGCCAATGGTTCAGGTATTTACAAATTCAAAAGGAGGAGCAGCGGGTTTTGACGCGATGCCAATCGAACTCGCAAACGGAGCAGCTGCAATAGCAGGTGAATTTTGGCCGTTTTTCGCTACTTTCATAGGTGGAATTGGAGCATTTATCGCCGGAAGCAACACGGTCAGCAACATGATGTTCAGTTTATTCCAATATGATGTTGGCTCACAAATTGGTGTAGATCCTACTTGGATTGTAGCGCTTCAAGCCGTAGGAGGAGCTGCAGGAAACATGATTTGTGTTCATAATGTCGTTGCGGCATCAGCGGTAGTAGGGTTAATTGGAAAAGAAGGAGTTGTGATTAGGAAAACGTTATTTCCATTCTGTTATTATGCTCTTTTATCTGGTGCAGTCGGCTATTCGATTGTATGGTATTCACAAAAAGGAATCTTCAATCTTGGCTCCTATGTTGCTGCAGCGATTGCAATGGCTGCCATTTATATAGTGGCAACGAATCAGAAGCGTGCAGCATTGATTGTGGGCAATGATCGAAATATGAAATCATAG
- a CDS encoding IclR family transcriptional regulator: protein MDRENMVKSVSRALDIITLVSLKKGGLGVTEIANQIDINKSSVYRILSTLVQYGYAEQDAETGKYKLGYKFLEISSKLLESIDLRAEARMYLQELENETNEVIHLVVYDQGEVVYIEKLDGSETLRMHSKVGKRAPMHCTSVGKAILAHLPSSVVLDILERKGLPMHTDKTITNKDDFLLELNTVRQKGYALDLEENENGITCIAVPIFDHIGNAIAAVSISGPTIRMTEHRLEQLQSRMQHIGRQISARLGFEKKE, encoded by the coding sequence TTGGATCGAGAAAATATGGTAAAGTCCGTCAGCCGGGCACTTGATATAATCACGCTCGTAAGTTTAAAAAAAGGCGGACTTGGGGTTACCGAAATAGCGAATCAAATCGATATAAACAAAAGCTCCGTTTACAGGATATTGTCTACGCTAGTGCAATACGGATATGCAGAACAGGATGCTGAGACGGGAAAGTACAAGCTTGGCTATAAATTCCTGGAAATCAGCTCAAAGCTGCTTGAATCAATCGATCTTAGAGCTGAGGCAAGAATGTATTTACAGGAGCTTGAAAATGAAACAAATGAGGTCATCCATTTAGTCGTGTATGATCAGGGTGAGGTTGTGTATATAGAAAAGCTTGATGGAAGTGAAACACTGCGGATGCACTCAAAAGTCGGCAAGCGTGCTCCAATGCATTGTACATCAGTTGGAAAAGCGATTCTTGCCCATCTTCCATCAAGTGTGGTTTTGGATATTTTAGAGCGGAAAGGCCTGCCAATGCATACGGACAAAACGATTACAAATAAAGATGATTTCCTTTTGGAGCTGAATACCGTCAGACAAAAGGGATATGCTTTGGACCTTGAAGAGAATGAAAACGGGATCACATGCATTGCCGTGCCGATTTTTGACCATATAGGCAATGCAATCGCAGCTGTCAGTATTTCAGGTCCAACTATACGAATGACAGAACATAGGCTGGAACAGCTTCAGTCCCGCATGCAGCACATCGGCAGGCAAATATCCGCAAGACTTGGCTTTGAAAAGAAAGAATGA